In the genome of Bradyrhizobium ottawaense, the window CGCGGAACGCATCGTGATGCCGGTGCAGCGTCGAGAGCAGCTCCGGCGCGGATTTCGCGAGCTGTGCCTGGTTCGCCTTCAACTGGCTGACGGCGCCGACATAGTTTCGCGACAGCTCCTGCTTCTTGCTCTCGAGCGTCATCGCCTCGCGGACCTTGCCGGCGCGAACGAGCTCGGTCTCGCGCTCGATCAGTCCGAGCAGGGCGCTCATCGCGTCCATCAGGTCTTCGGCGAGCTTGCGCGCCTCGGCGCTGCCGGGCGCGGTGTTCGGGCGCTGTTGCAGCTGCTGACGTGAGGCGTTGAAATGGTTCATCTCGTTTGACCTTATGCCGTGCGGATCGTTTTCGCCTGCTGCATGATGAGGGTGCGGTAGACTTCGGTGGCGACGCCGACGCCGCCGGCCTTGGCGAAGTTCTTGGAATATTGCTCGGTCAGCATCGAGCGCCACACGCCGGTGCCGGGCGTGTCGCCGAACGGGCCTTCGCCCTTCAGGCCCGAGGTCATCTGCGAGAACATGCTGTTGAGGAACATCGCCTCGAAGTCGGTGG includes:
- the flgJ gene encoding flagellar assembly peptidoglycan hydrolase FlgJ, producing the protein MQTGTINTPRLATSSAFSVESRNGRPDFELAAALQKVSPKQQARAQKTATDFEAMFLNSMFSQMTSGLKGEGPFGDTPGTGVWRSMLTEQYSKNFAKAGGVGVATEVYRTLIMQQAKTIRTA